CACTCGCTCGGAAGCGAAGGGATGAACAAGGATGACCTGCCAACGTTCCGGGCGCAATCCTACTGTCGAGACGCGCAGCGCCATCCGGCGATCACGAACCTGTTCAACCGCTCGCCGATCCTGCCGATCCTGGAGTCGATGTTCGGCGAGGGCAACGTCATGCCGGCGGGCGCGGCGCAGATCGCGTTGCGGTTCCCAGGTCCGTTGTACTCGGTTCCGGGGGAACCCGGCGGGCACCTCGACGGGCTGGGCAGTGGCTCCAACGGAATGGAGCGCGGCGTCTACCGACGCGGGTTCACAGCGCTCGCCGTCTGCCTGCTGAGCGATCTGCCGACAACCTACAGCGGGAACTTCACCGTCTGGCCCCGGTCGCACACGTTCTTCGAGAGCTACTTCCGCGAACACGGACACGAAGTCCTCGCGGAAGGGATGCCGCGCGTCGAGCTGCCGGAGCCGCCGCTGCAGATCACCGGCGAGCCCGGCGACGTCGTGCTGACCCATCACCAACTGGTTCACACGGCCGCGCCCAACGGATCGTGCAACATCCGGTATGCCGCGATCTTCCGAGCGCGACACAAGGACTACGAGGAGGTCGGGCTCGACGCCTACACGGACATCTGGCGAGAGTGGCCCGGAATCCGCGCCGTCGTCGAGCCGAGCGCCTAGTACTACGAACGCGGTTATGTCGGCTTCATCCGTCGTCTGTAATGTGACCGTTGCGCTTGTTTCCGATGCCATCGCCGCCATTACGACCACGCGAGCGTAGTCGGCTAGGCATCCTCGGCTGGGTTCGGGTGCAGCAGCGTCTTGGCACGCTCGTCGAGCGGCATCAGCGGCGCGTGTTCGTAGCCGACGTGCTCCTGGTACCAGTAGAACGTCGTCGCGTAGTCGATCCACCCACCGTCCGACTCGCGGATGGCTGCCATGCGCTCCTGATGCGGCGCGTTCCCGCGCCATTCGTGCGACCAATCGACTCGCAGGTCGAGACTTCGCCGGAACCGCATCGGGTTCGTCTGGCGGAACCGGTAGATGCTCAGCAGCGACGGCTCCTGCCCCTGGACCAGGTTCATCCCGTTGTAGAGCCCGATGAACGGCTGTCGAAACCCCCAACTGAAGCCGAACGAATCCTCCGTGCCCAGGTAATCCGCTCGCGGCTTCGTCTCGCCGTCCAGCCGGAACTCGTTGTTGGCTTCCATGACGAAGTGGAAGTCGCGGAAGTACGGCTCGTCCGTGCTAACGCTCCACGCCCTCCCGACCAAATGCCCGCTGCCATCCACATGGAAGAACGACTGATCGGTGTCCGCGTACAGCGGAAACGCAAACCGGTTCCACGTCGCGTGGAAGTAGCCCAGCCTGGCGTCCCACTCCGGGAGCGTCTCGAACTCGACGAAGCTGTAGTTGCCCAGGTTGTAGGAGGTCTCGTTCCGCAGCACAACGCGAGCGGAGCGTGCGAAAGGCATCGGCAGGAAGCAGTTGTAGGACTCGGGAGCCTTCTCCACGAACGGCGTCGAGAAGTGCTGCGCCCTGCCGCAGCAGCCGTCGGCGAAGAAGTCCGCGAGCGGCACGCGCACCGATGGCGCCGGGTGCTCGTCGAAGGTGATCTCCAGCAGCACGCCGCGCGAGGTCAGGGCGCGGCGCTCGTCGGGCGTGAGGGCGTCGTCGTGGATCCAGTGCTGCGTCGTGTGCAGGTTCGTGATGACGGCGGGCCCCTCGATCTCGGCGATTGTGATCGCGCGTCCCTTGTCGAGCGTTTCCATCTCTGGGTAGGCGTCGTACGCCCAGCCGCCGTTGCGGGCTCCGAAGGTGGCGTCGGGTCGTAGCACCGCGATGTCGCGATTCGCACGCACAGGGCCATCTCCTCAATTGCGCTCAGGTCGAGACACTATCCAACGCCGCGCCGCTGCACTCGTCAGCCCAACGCGACGCGCGTGAGCTCGTCGAGCCGGATATGCTCCCTCGCCAGGCGCTCCAGCCGCGCGGTCTTGTCCGCGCTGGAAGCTGTCAGCAACGGCTCCATGTCGTCGGCGAGCTTCGCCGTCTGGAACGTATCCCCGGTAACCAGCAGCATGGGAACCCGGCGCTCCGTCGCCTTCGCGATGACGTTCGCAGGCGGCAGGATGTTGTTCGTCAGGACGATCCCCGCCGTATCCGTCTCGAGCGCCGCGAGGATCATGTCGCTGCGGTCGCCACTCGTGATGACGAGCTTGGAGGGTTTGGCGAAGACGGGTGCGCGCAGAACCTCGTTGGTGGACATCGCCCCTACGAGGACGTTCTCGACAACGTTCGAGAGCCCGTCGGCTCCGGCGACCGTCTTGGCGAACAGCGCTTCCGCCAGGTAATCCATCGAGACGCGAGTCATCTCCGGCACGTATGGCACGGTTCCCAGCAGCGGGATGCCGGCTTCCTCGACGGCGTCTCCATACGTGGTGCGGAAGTCCTCGACGTCCGCGACCTTGTTGACGATGACGCCTGCGAGCGAGGACGCCCCTTCGTGCCTCGCGACGTGGAGCAGGTCGTCCAACACGATGCCGTTGGATCCGCTCGCGACGATGAGCACGCGATCCTCCACGTACGACGCGCGGGAGACGGCGTCCAGCGCGACCGAGGTTCCGTACGCGCAGTCGCTCCCGGCTTCCAGGAACAGCATATCGCGCCCCATCGCGGCGGCATCCGCCAAGGCGACGACCTTCTCCCGGGCCGCCTCTCGGTCGTACATGTACCGTAGCTTCGAGTGGTCAAACCCAATGGTCATGTCCTGGGGATCGGGTTCGAGCCCGAAGACTGAAGCCATCAACGCCGCGTCGTAGTCCCACAGCCGCTTCTTGCGGTACAGCAGACGATCGCCGAAGGGCTTCGCGTAGCCGATGCGCGCGCCCAGCGCCTTCGCGATCCCGGCGATGAGGCTCGTCTTCCCAGCGCTCCGGCGGGTCGAAGCGACGATCAGTGGCTTCATCGAGACGCCCCCTTCTCGGCAGTCACCAGGATCCGGGCCCACGGCTCGCACGCCCCGTCCCTGCTCATAGACCATGAGCGGATTGACCTCGCGATCGGAGATGAATTCACAGCGCTGGAGGATCGCTGACACCTTGAGGATGCAGTCGCACAGCGATTGCACGTCTCGTGGCTCCTCGCCTCGCACGCCGAACAGAATCGGGTGCGCGCGGATGCCGCCGATCATCGCCAGCACGGCATCGCGATCCAGCGGCAGGGCGCGGAATGCCACATCCTTCAGCACTTCCACGTACACGCCGCCCAGCCCGAACATGACGATGGATCCGAACGCCGGGTCCCTCCGAGCTCCGACGATCGTCTCCGTGCCCGGACGAATCATCTGCGTCACCTCGACGCCCTCGATGACGGCGTCCGCACGGTACCGGCGGGCATTGACGAGGATCGCCTGGTACGCGTCGATCACCTCGGATTCGCTCTCCAGGTCGAGCGCGACTCCTCCGGCGTCGCTCTTGTGGAGGATGTCCTTCGAGACGATCTTGAGAACCACCGGGTATCCCAGCCGCTCCGCCGTCGACAACGCGCCATCGAGGGTCCGAACCACGGCGCTCTCGGGCATGGGCACTCCGGCGGCAGCCATCACATCGGCGGCTTCGTGCGCGAGCAGGAACGTCCGTCCTTCCTCGCGAGCGCAGCGCGTCGCTTCGTCCACACGCGCAATGTCTAGGTCCGGCATCGGCGCACTGTCACAAGATTCGACGGAAGCGGTTCTTGCGTGGCGGGTGTGGGTGTAGAGCGCCCCCAGGCATGAGATCGCCTGGTCCAGTTCGCCATAGATCGGCACGCCGCGCCGACGCAGTTCCGAGATGCCCCGGTCGATCTGGACGCCACCCACGAACGAGAAGACCATCGGCTTCTGCGCGCCGCTGGCGTCGAACGCGCCCTCCACAGTCGCCGTGAGTCCCGCCGTGTCGAGCACCGCCGTTTCACATCCGAGGCAGATGACGGAGTGGATGTCTTCGTGCCGAACCGCCGCGTCGAGCGCCCGCCGGTAGTCTTCCAGCGTCGCTTGACCCGTGATGTCGACCGGATTCTTCGTGGAACCGAAGTCCGGTACGGCGTCATGGAACGCTTCTCCGAGCTTCGGGATGTCGTCGAACAGCCGAACGCCGTACTGCTCGCATGCGTCCGCCGCGAGAACGCCGATCCCCCCGCCGTTCGTTAGGATAACGGCGTTCTCGCCTCGCGGAGCCGGAGCCGATGCGAGAAACTTGCACCATTCGAGCGCTTCCTCGATGGAGCTCGCGCGGAGCACGCCGCACTGCCGCATGATGTCGGAGAACACGTTGTCTGCGCCGGCAAGGGAGCCCGTATGGGACGCCGCGTCGAGCGCGCCGCGCTGCGATCTTCCCGACTTCAGGACGACGACCGGCTTGCGCGCGGTCGTCTGCCGCAGCATTCGAACCAATCGCTCACCGTGTTTCACGCCCTCGACATACATCAGGACGACGCGCGTGCTCTCGTCGGCGATCAGGTATTCCAGCAAATCCGCCTCATCGACATCCGCCTTGTTGCCGACGGACACAATCGCCGAGAGCCCGATCCTCTCCGTGTGCGTCTTCCCCATCATCGCAATGCCCAGCGCGCCGCTCTGCGTCAGGATCGCGACGTTCCCAGGCGCGACATCACGAGGTCCGAAGGTCGCGTTCAAGGACGCGACGGATGAGTAGACGCCGAAGATGTTGGGACCCAGGACGCGCATCCCGTGCTCGCGGGCGGCAGAGACGATCCGACGCTCCTCTTCGAGGTTCCCGATCTCCGAGAACCCCGATGTGATGATCGCGGCGCTGCGAACGCCCCGCTCCGCGCACTGGCGAACGACGCCAAGGGTCGCCTTCGCCGGGATGGCTATACAGATAAGGTCGATCTCCAAGCCTGTATTGATGGCGACCATGTTCGCGTTCCGGGCGATGTTCAGCGGGCTGTTCGTGTAGTCGATGGGGCGGAACTCGACGGCGGGGTTGTCGTCGAGGTACTCGTAGGTCTCGCGGCTGCCCATGCAGAAGGCGGCGACGGTCTTGCCGCGAAGCACCGTCTTGCGGCTGTCGTCGATGACGCCCTCGCGCATGAGCTCGACGATGCCGTCGCTGAGCAGCTCGGAGTGGACGCCCAGATGGCGCTTGCCCTTGAGGTTCGCGAGGATGGCGTTCGGAAGCGCGCCGTACCCAACCTGGATCGTGTCGCCGTCCTGAACGCGTCGCGCGACGTGCTCGCCGATCAACGGGGCGACCTGCCGGTCCACATCGGGGTGGTACTCCAACAGCCGCTCGTCGTGGGGCACGAGGAAGTCGATGTCATCGATGTGAATGAACGAGTCGCCGTGGACGCGCGGCATGTTCGCGTTCACCTGGGCGATGACGAGATTCGCGTGCTGCGCCGCTGCCTTGACGATATCGACGCTGACTCCGAGGCTCAGGTACCCGTGTCGGTCTGGCAATGACGTCTGGATGAGCGCCGCGTCGATGGCGACGAGCCCGCGCCGGAACAGTTCTGGAACCCCGGAGAGGAACACGGGCGTGTAGTCGGCGGCCCCGGCGTTGACGGCATCGCGCGTCGTGGTTCCGACGAAGAAGGAGTTGTGCCGGAAGTTCTGTCGGAACTTACTTTCGGTGTAGGGCGCGACTCCGAGCGTCCACACATGGAACACCTCGGCGTCGAAGATGACTTTGGGATGAGACTGGACGTACTGGACGAGCGCTTGGACGAGGTATTGGGGCTCGCCGCATCCGGTTCCGACGAAGATGCGGTCGCCGCGATGGATGCGCTCGAAGATCCGCGTCTGCGACGCGAACTTCTCAGGGGACTGTTGGCGCAATGCGCCCAGCGTGGCGGCGCGATCCGAGGCGTCCATCGGCTGTCTCCGGACGGCTCGTGCGGAAAAGCAGATGACCGTCACGAACGGTCCATCCACGCCAAAGTATAGCCGACCGAGGTCGCCGACGACGGCGGCCTCTCCGCCGTCGTCGCGGAGCTCAGCAATCGATGGTCGCAAGGAAGGTGGGGGCGGACCCGCGCCGTCCGCCCCTGTGGGATGGCATTACTTGAGGATGAGCATCTTCCGCGTCTCCGCGTAGGAGCCGGCGCGGATCGTGTAGAAGTACATGCCGCTCGCGACGCGCTCGCCGAAATCGTTCGAGCCGTCCCAGTACGCGGCTTCTCCCTTGACAACGTGATATCCGGCGGGTTGAGCTCCCAGATCGAGCGTCCGAACGAGAGCGCCCTGCGGATCGAAGATGCGGATCGAGACATCCGCCGACTCCGGAAGCTGGTACGGAATCCACGTCTCAGGATTGAACGGGTTCGGGTAGTTCTGCATGAGACGCGCGCGCAGGGGCGGCAGCGCATCCGCGAACGTTAACGCACCGCCGCCGATGCGCGATCCGACGACTCTTCCGCGACCGTCAGCGACGCGCACCGTCGCGTCTCTCAGCGGGCTCTGAACTTGCCATCGGTCCGACAAGAGGCGGAACACGACGCTGCCGACGACGCCGGAGCCGCTCACGGCTTCAGGCGACAGGCGCACGCCAGCAAACGACACGACGCCCGTCTCGGGCTGCGGCGTGTGCCAGTAGGCGTCCGCGCCGTCGCGCGTCAGCAGTTCGCCGCCCCGCGCCTCGACGACTTCCAGACTGCCGGGATCGAAGGCGAGGTCGAGCTGGAACCCCTGCGCGACGGCGACGTCGGTCGCAACGACATCGACCTGCACGGTCCGATACGCGCCCTCGTCTGAGAGCGGCTGGACCCGCAGCTCGAGCCCTGGGGCTTGCGACGGTGCGCCCAGGATGCCGGTCAGGTTGGACAGGATCGCTCCGTCGAGCAAGCCCTGAGCCGCGAACACGAGGTCGGCGATGTTCACTTCGCCGTCGCCGTTGATGTCGCTCACCTTCGCCTGCACGTCCAGCTTGACGGTCAACGTGCCGAACACCTTGGCGACAAGCACCAGATCGACGATGTCGTTCGCCCCGTCGTCGTTGAGGTCGGCGGCTTTCTTGCCGGCTTTCCTGGCTTCGGCCGCAGCCTGGGCGGCGGCTTGCTTCGCCTTCTCAGCGGCTTCCCTCGCCTTGGCGGCGGCCTCCTTGGCGGCAGCTCCGCCCGATGCCGCCTTCGACGCTGCGAGCTCCGCCTCGCGCAGAGCCTTCGCGGCGATCTCCTGGGCGGCTCTCACGGCGTCACCAGCCTGCCGCGCGAGCTTCTGCGCCTCGGCGGTCGGCTTCTTGAGCGCTTCGCTGGCGGCTCCGGCGGCGCGGAGCGCCTCCGTCGCGCTGCCGGTCGCGGCGTTGGCGGCGGCGAGCTCGGCAGCGGCAGCGACTCTGGCGTCAGCGTCCTCGACCGCTGCCAGCGCTTCCTTCGCGAGCGCATCCGCCTTCGCGCGATCCTCGTCCTTGCCGGATTTCGCCTTCTCAACGGCTCTTTGGGCGGCACGCTGAGCGTTCTCGGCGACCAGCGCCGCTGCTTCAGCGACGCGGCGCGCAGCGTTCTCTGCCGCGAGAAGAGCCGGTTCCGCCGCTCGACGCGAAGGAACGTCGCCCTCGCCGACGGCGCGGCGCGCAGCATCCGCCGCCTTGCGCGCGTTGTCTGCGACGCGCTGAGCCGCTTCAGCCACATTCCGGGCAGCAGTCAGGGCAGCAGCAATTGCCTCGTTGCTGGCGCTATCTGCTTCGCGCTCGGAGGCTTCGTCCTTATCGTCGGACGGGTCTTTCGCGCGCTTGGCTCGTTCGGCAGCATCGGCGGCGGCTTCAGATGCGCGTCTGGCGGCTTCGAGGGCTTCTTCGAGGGCATCGTCCGCGTCACGAGCGCTCGCATCGGCAGCCCTCTTGGAGGCGTCGGCGGCTCGGTCGGCGGAGTCCTTGGCATCTTTGGCGGCTTTGCGGGCGTCGTCGGCGTTCTCTTTCCCCTTCTTGTTCAGCGCCTTGGAGCTCTTGCGGATCTCGTCGATCACCTTGCGAGCTTCGCCGACCAGCCGTTCGGCGTCGCGGAACAGGTTCT
This DNA window, taken from Candidatus Poribacteria bacterium, encodes the following:
- a CDS encoding T9SS type A sorting domain-containing protein; this translates as MMFTSLRPLRWAFVACLLVGAASTARSVEVTDSQSVTVSETLPRQEFGPTIIGLPAGFTVALDLNIAYRVDVKIGGTSFSLTGSGGSVSGSYPVSLVKGVTVDVVETYTFTASADAVFVRATFPVAKVVRWSITPSETGDYEFSIIGAVRNLALDVMGDLTGSVRSDVVGPVVTLSVSTARDIAIGSTVGYVGTFAATLDRTSKARFAGVIPPPIPPPPPPPPPPPGFPPTDPQSQRADAAIKTAVARLAALRVEIKASGLELAYARLTELLNTSIADAQASLLRGRPADAEQSIARAEAILDSMEKEAHYRKKLKDAMEEYDSLGKTAKGAGVAIPAEKAAEFDALIKRAEEAAAKNLFRDAERLVGEARKVIDEIRKSSKALNKKGKENADDARKAAKDAKDSADRAADASKRAADASARDADDALEEALEAARRASEAAADAAERAKRAKDPSDDKDEASEREADSASNEAIAAALTAARNVAEAAQRVADNARKAADAARRAVGEGDVPSRRAAEPALLAAENAARRVAEAAALVAENAQRAAQRAVEKAKSGKDEDRAKADALAKEALAAVEDADARVAAAAELAAANAATGSATEALRAAGAASEALKKPTAEAQKLARQAGDAVRAAQEIAAKALREAELAASKAASGGAAAKEAAAKAREAAEKAKQAAAQAAAEARKAGKKAADLNDDGANDIVDLVLVAKVFGTLTVKLDVQAKVSDINGDGEVNIADLVFAAQGLLDGAILSNLTGILGAPSQAPGLELRVQPLSDEGAYRTVQVDVVATDVAVAQGFQLDLAFDPGSLEVVEARGGELLTRDGADAYWHTPQPETGVVSFAGVRLSPEAVSGSGVVGSVVFRLLSDRWQVQSPLRDATVRVADGRGRVVGSRIGGGALTFADALPPLRARLMQNYPNPFNPETWIPYQLPESADVSIRIFDPQGALVRTLDLGAQPAGYHVVKGEAAYWDGSNDFGERVASGMYFYTIRAGSYAETRKMLILK
- a CDS encoding DUF2961 domain-containing protein, translated to MRANRDIAVLRPDATFGARNGGWAYDAYPEMETLDKGRAITIAEIEGPAVITNLHTTQHWIHDDALTPDERRALTSRGVLLEITFDEHPAPSVRVPLADFFADGCCGRAQHFSTPFVEKAPESYNCFLPMPFARSARVVLRNETSYNLGNYSFVEFETLPEWDARLGYFHATWNRFAFPLYADTDQSFFHVDGSGHLVGRAWSVSTDEPYFRDFHFVMEANNEFRLDGETKPRADYLGTEDSFGFSWGFRQPFIGLYNGMNLVQGQEPSLLSIYRFRQTNPMRFRRSLDLRVDWSHEWRGNAPHQERMAAIRESDGGWIDYATTFYWYQEHVGYEHAPLMPLDERAKTLLHPNPAEDA